In a genomic window of Muntiacus reevesi chromosome 1, mMunRee1.1, whole genome shotgun sequence:
- the OLFML3 gene encoding olfactomedin-like protein 3: MGPRTLLLVMFLWAWLGPLQGQQHHLVEYMERRLAALEERLAQCQDQSSRHAAELRDFKNKMLPLLEVAEKEREALRTEADTISGRVDRLEREVDYLETQNPALPCVEVDEKVTGGPGTKGKGRRNEKYDMITDCGYTISQVRSMKILKRFGGPAGLWTKDPLGPAEKIYVLDGTQNDTAFVFPRLRDFTLAMAARKASRVRVPFPWVGTGQLVYGGFLYYARRPPGGPGGGGELQNTLQLIKFHLANRTVVDSSVFPAEGLIPPYGLTADTYIDLAADEEGLWAVYATQEDDRHLCLAKLDPQTLDTEQQWDTPCPRENAEAAFVICGTLYVVYNTRPASRARIQCSFDASGTLTPERAALPYFPRRYGAHASLRYNPRERQLYAWDDGYQIVYKLEMRKKEEEV, from the exons ATGGGGCCCCGCACTCTGCTCCTCGTCATGTTCCTTTGGGCATGGTTGGGACCCCTTCAAGGACAGCAGCACCACCTTGTGGAATACATGGAACGCCGATTAGCTGCCTTGGAG GAACGGCTGGCCCAGTGCCAGGACCAGAGTAGTCGGCATGCTGCTGAGCTGCGGGACTTCAAGAACAAGATGCTGCCGCTGCTGGAGGTGGCTGAGAAGGAGCGGGAGGCACTCAGAACCGAAGCCGACACCATCTCCGGGAGAGTAGACCGTCTGGAGCGGGAGGTGGACTATCTGGAAACCCAGAATCCAGCCCTACCCTGTGTAGAGGTTGATGAGAAGGTGACCGGAGGCCCTGGGACCAAAGGCAAGGGCAGAAGAAATGAGAAGTACGATATGATAACAG ACTGTGGCTACACGATCTCTCAGGTGAGATCAATGAAGATCCTGAAGCGGTTCGGTGGCCCAGCCGGTCTATGGACAAAGGATCCACTGGGCCCAGCAGAGAAGATCTACGTGTTAGATGGGACCCAGAACGACACAGCCTTTGTCTTCCCAAGACTGCGTGACTTCACCCTTGCCATGGCCGCCCGGAAGGCTTCCCGGGTCCGGGTGCCCTTCCCCTGGGTAGGCACGGGCCAGCTGGTATATGGTGGCTTTCTGTATTATGCCCGGAGGCCCCCTGGAGGACCTGGAGGGGGCGGTGAGTTGCAGAACACTTTGCAGCTCATCAAGTTCCACCTGGCAAACCGGACGGTGGTGGACAGTTCAGTGTTCCCAGCAGAGGGTTTGATCCCCCCGTACGGGCTGACGGCAGACACATACATAGACCTGGCGGCTGACGAGGAGGGCCTTTGGGCTGTCTATGCCACCCAGGAGGATGACAGGCACTTGTGTCTGGCCAAGTTAGACCCACAGACACTGGACACAGAGCAGCAATGGGATACCCCATGTCCCCGAGAGAACGCCGAGGCCGCCTTTGTCATCTGTGGGACCCTCTACGTCGTCTATAACACCCGCCCTGCCAGTCGGGCTCGCATCCAATGCTCCTTTGATGCCAGCGGCACCCTGACCCCGGAAAGGGCAGCACTCCCTTATTTCCCCCGCCGATATGGTGCCCATGCCAGCCTGCGCTACAACCCCCGTGAGCGCCAGCTCTACGCCTGGGATGATGGCTACCAGATTGTCTATAAGCTGGAgatgaggaagaaagaggaagaagtttGA